aaatcattaaatgggataaaaagttttactttaaGTATGACATACATGCATTATGGATTTGAATGCTTTTTTTCCgagtaatattctttttttattctaaatgatagttttttttagtctCTTTTTATCTAAAACGTATGGTCAATGTCATTCAAAGTTAGGAGGACAGTGCGATGTACAACACGCGATCGTTAGTGATGTGTCGCTATCgattaagatattaatattaaatataaacatattgacCTGTCACTttcactttgttttatttgaaatgttgtTCCAAATAAGTTTACTACTTGACAACAATGTTcaatttattacttcaaatatatacaCTTTTTTATTGCCAGTTTTGAAAATCTATGTatatcattttcttttcagtttcattataaaatatgttataagattcaataacatttctttgtataatattgtgtttgtttgtatggtaatgaaataaaacttacttcATACGAATCCAAAGAGCTTTGTGAGATAGTTTTACACGCGATAGTGATGGGAATTTTATCGATTCAACAAAACGTTTACCGTTTCAGTATAAGTTTGTTTTCCTTTGATTTACATATCAGCTTACGATTTGTTGTgacattctttttaaatttataaagtattatttacattcatgtattttttgtaaaagggAAGGTttattgaatagtttttttttattgataaataaaattttagtgatttaaaattttacattcaaaCTTATACAATTAAATGCTACACTCTTTTTATTCTAAGTAGTTTTtacaaacgtaaaaaaaatattaatacggaatattatttactcaTAACCTTCAACAcgatagtattaaattatttattgctattgAATGAGAATTGGAAACGTTCCTTATGTAGTGTAACAATGTAGACTTGTGGTAAACGTTGTTGAATTTAGTTtgggtaaataaaaatactgaataaaaaattcaaaacaaatctCTGCAATGATGTGTAGTTTCATCCTCTTTAAATCATACTTTTTAGAAacgtttaaagtaattaataaaataagaagctaaaatactttatttagtattcgtactaatgttcaataaaaaaaataataataataaagtgatgttgttaatttgtaaagaaacagTTTTGAAGTCGTggaattaacttttaaagcaaataagtaataaatttaaaggacTCTTAGAATTTgtgaagaattttaaaagttatacatTGATGTAATTAATACGTGTTAAGTGTGTCGTGAtacgatttttaataaaaaaaaatgtttttcttataaaagataagaagtgataatatattattaatattttgaatgtttgtAAGTACCTAACTtaacgagatctaagactttcgcgagtattcatttaaatagaactaatattttcatcacGGTTGCCACTGGCGCTGTGTCATCGAAacatatgtagttaaaataataaaaaacgcatagtaaatccaaaaatattagttttatttctaagtaATTGTTTGTTAGGATTTTGACTTGACCTGTGCACGTGTAACAAGTGTTCCAGTTAATTTGTGCGCCATCTTCCTTTTTGTTTAACTTTCACCTTTTTTCCCTAATTCATTagtctttttttctttacattattttcttttttgtgaataaaatacttagCTATGTGAAATACACAAGTTATTAATACCAACCAATATGACGCGGGTTAAtgtaaacgaaattaaaattgaaatttgtcAGACGTTACAATAACAATGTCAAGCGGAAAAATGACGTTTTAATAAACAGTTATGTTACTAACGATGGTTTGATtacatgtatgtttgttattcCCTGGAATCACACACATTTAATATCAGAATTTTTGGGTGCAGCAATAATGTATGAGACGATATATTTTCCGCAAAATTTTGGGCATAAATTATAGCAGTTCATATTATTTGAGCTActgaataaaatctttatgataaaagtgatatatttatatggaaaatatatagtattattattatcaaatgaaGTCGCAGCTACAAACgagtatgaaataaaagtcggaaataaaaattaagatataaatatttatttgcaccACCCCGACATATCGGGCATGATCTCAACGCGCTAACAGACAATACAtagttacttatattattagacCCCTTTACCAACCATGACCGTAAGAGATGGGGCCATGAGAATCCAGGGAGAGGATGGGCGCTGAGTGGATTATGGGAGAGGCTTGAATGATCTTAGTGGCCTGGACCACAGGGGCAGCTTGCACGATCTTATGCGCCACTGGGTGGATCACCTGAATGACGAAAGAGGATTTTGGATATTGaccaatataataattgatgagtttctataaatgtattcaaatacatttacttattacaaattacaCACGACATTAATAGCTAGATTATAGTCTTCGAATCTTTGACTTCTGTTATTGAAAAGTCTTATTGATAgggttacaaaaaaaaaaacatttgataagtattacataatttgataaactTACCCTTTGGAAGGAAGAATAGCTTGTGGCTTGTGATTTAGCAACAGCGATTGGAGCAGCGTGTATGACTGGGGCAGAGTGGATGACTGGAGCAGCCTGGATCACTGGGGCAGAGTGAATCAACTGAAGGGGAGCAGCGTGTTCTAAGCTTAACGATGCTCCGTGGTCTAAGCCGTACTGtaacaaagttataaatagttatagttATCAGGCCATTTGCATAAATTGCATTAAGGTTTTTAACCTTTTTAGCTTTAACCAAAAATGTACCTTACATTGAATATTGACCAACCAATTAaccaattcaaaataaaaattaagtaggTATATGGGATCGTATTTTACGACCACACCAAATTTGCTGAATTTAAGACCATTACTTACGGAGCCGTAGTCCAGTCCTGAGAGCAAACCTGGCGCTGGCTTGGCAGCTACTACAGCGATAAGGGCGAAGAAAGactggaaaataataatatatagcgACTTTTGGatcataaaacttaatcaGACAATATTTACTGgcatatatttgatattaaatctttttagtatgtgtatttgtattgtattatacTTACTAGGCAGCGCATGTTTCTGACTGTTGCTACTGAAGTAAAAATGTAGTCTGGCCAATTAATGCGCTCGCGCACCTTTTATACCTATCTGGAATTTAGTTGGGATGGATTAGACCCCTTGAGACATAGCTGATTACGATATATTAGGGTACACGccttataaacatttcaatcacgtcgttaaaattatttaataagtaatgaGATTTCCATTGAGTTCGTACATTTTGGACACTGATTAATGGGAAGCAATGCACAATGtagattaaatgaaaaatttgttatcaaaataaaatattatatatcatatgaattaataattttattctataagaatttacaaataacaataatttaatgccCGAATCTTCTAAGGCTTCGCAATTTTAATTGCACACATATACACTGTTATCAGAAAATGTAATTACGAAAGTATCTCCAAAGATATGTGcgtaacttataaataatacattctcTTGATATGGCACAGATCACGAGATCTCAGAACTTTGCTTAAACGTTGTCATAAAAAGGCCAGCTATTTGTAGAGCGCTATGCGGGGAACTTATCAAATGTTGTAtagaatgaatatattttttctgagaagtttttatttaaatatttcaaatattcgtCTTATTAGTATATTGATTgatctttgtttttatagaattatagtTATGAGACTGCCTGACGCTGTACAGATgtccataattttatttatcatatatactaGCTATTAATGTCTCTTAccatattaatactttatttataaagtcgtTTGTTTTACATTGGACCAATTCGCTCGTGACATATCTACTccttatttaaacataaatttattatgtaactaATTTCAATTGATCTTGATTATTAActgatgttaataaaatttttatgatataggatgaaaaattttgaattgttttttagaaaatatccTTAGTACAAGTTTACATAGTAACATACGAAAAATTTCtcgtttcttatttaataatctacTTTAGAGCTTTAATAagtaaagttttttgttttttgggaACTACTGCTATCGGTCCTTTTGCACCTTTTGTGAGGGTGCTAACTTGGGTTAGGTAAAAGAATGGACTAGATACCTTGTTAATTAACAGACTTAAGCAATGTTGGATAAAAAATTGTCTATTAATTCAAGGAAATGCTAAAttgctttttaagatatatgtgtattaagTCACGTTTGATGTTGGTAAGTTAAATAGTGTTGTGGTTCCCTTaagttaattgtatttattgcaatttaaGTATTGTTGTAACTTATTCCATCATATCagcttaagtttttatatttgttaattcatAGCTTCAGAAATTTTGTATCATTtccatagatatatatattttggaaattACAACGCTGTTTAAGAAAGGAACTGGTGAGAATAGAGAGTAGATAGTGTGTGATAtaggtaaattttttaataccttaacaaattttattattaactatttaagaaattcgtcaaattaaaaacttttgacACTTGAGCGTATTTCCTGTGACATTTATTGTAGTTCtcgtattacaaaaataaatatgtcaagtgtatgtatgtattatacagAGTAGGTACTATAtggtaagttttaatttatttctatgtatctataaatatctccgagattattattaagagAATTTCCGTTACCCTTGGACATTCTTAGCGTGGCTTTCTTGAAAGGTTGACTGTAATTACTAGAAAaagaaggtttttttttatagaaaaatgtttttccatACAgagtgtttttaatataaaaaataataatatgtactaGGTatctggtaaaaaaaaatttggaaaagtttttttttaaatttatcttttgtaccttattcgtttttaattaaaaaaaacctcgTATGTGAAACCAAAATTGGTCACTGtccgtaaattatttataaaaaaagagattTTCTCAGAAATTCACTTCAATTCAACAATAAGTTGTTGGATAGAAGCCTCCTCAAGTTAAACGATTAAGACAAAAACTATTACACGACATCGTTTAGCTTTGATAAGTCTTTTTACGTTCAACAAAATCGACTCCAAAGAAACAACATTGAAACACGGGAACTAAAcggcaaaaaaaatattttacactaaaTACTATTTCTTAATCTAAcctattcaataataaattaatatcttcaCAAAAATCGACTAAACACCTAATTTAGATAAACGATCGCTATTTCTATCTACTTTCCAAGAATCTAATTTTATacctaactaaatatatacagtatcTGAATAAACACCCGTTTCAAGTCGGAGCCTCAGGTTCACTATAAGGGTAAAATTTCTtagtaagtaataattttagttaatattactattgGTGACAAAATGGCGCTAATAGTATTATGATACGCGCTAACATAGTTCTTTAACCTAACCTGAGCTAACCTGAGTGTAGTCTCAGTCTGCACTGTTTCATGCGTTTTTCTATTACGATATCATTATTTAGCTAAGGAATATTCGATATGTGTCTCGTGGTTTCACTCGTGTTAATAATAAACGAAtttgatttagttttatactgattacttatatattaaattgatcgGGTTGTATCAGAATAAGCGTAGGTTACTTAAAGTATTACTTTTAGGTAGttgttatttagtattttaatattctatataaatgtttagttaTTAAATCTGTACAAGCAACcgatttagacgatttttgTGCAGATATTTTAGACTTTACTATTAGATAGATTAGGTTATGCAATAGCATTTACAggaaacgtttttttttgtgtgtagTTCATGTGTTCCTACGTTGTTTTTTTgtagtcatttttttttatttaaaataaatttatgtcttCCCTtagtgtaattataaaataggtacATAGGATAGAGTAGGCGTCAAGATAGGGAGACCTTCCTTACGAGCATCTCGTCTGAAAAAAGTCGAGCTGAGGAGTGTGAACTAGACAAAATAGGGTGTCTAAAGCGTAATAGAGAAAGAAATGCAACACGACGTCTTCaaaggtatttatttttatttccttaaattttTAGAGGATCCCATTATAAGAACCCACTTGGTGACCATAAGACCAACTGAGGGATGCAATtcttcacataaaaaaagaataacttAAATCGGTCCAGGAGTATACGGAAAATCGGAAAAGACAAATAAAGATCCCGACCAATTAAGAACCTCCTGCTCCTTTATGACGGTTAATAACAAGATTACAAAATCTGTCCTCCGACAGTGAAGCGCAAACATAATACAGCTAAGAAATGTCATTACTTAAGATAATGTATGCCTATACATATTAAGGATTTTCCTTACTTTTCCCAGGATTTCATAATCACGTCTTATTGTAATCGTCATGGGATCATTTGTGAAgtctttcttataaataaataaatctaaatcgGTCGGCGTTGAAGCTACTCGTTCATTCGTTTCACTCATACTTAATGCTAGTTTTAGACTTATATGGCTTTTCCATGGTCAGCACTGTCAGAAAGCACcagcttttaaataaaatacaaaatcattaaaatcgcTTCACCGAGTCTAAAGTTATGACGTAAcgtacacaaataaaatacagaagAATGGATAACGTCCTCCTTCTTTGAAGTCGtttgaaaatacaattaatacgAAAACAGCCTTTTAACTTTGGCCGTTTAGCGCATTGGTTAGAGCcgaagtaatattaaaaaaaaaaaaataataacttcttttacaattaatacattattactaattaatagTCAAGTGAATGaaccaaatattatatattcgctgtcattaataaatatataaattcataaattttcagtACTTTGTATCCTCAAGTCAACTATCTCTTAGTTTTCTTaagcatataatataattgggATTTGGGTCAATACGTGTAATTGCTGTAGAAATGTGgctatattttcataatgtcTAGTTGGTCAATAGCCGGTCCCATTCGGACGGGATCTAGATTTATAGTTTTTGCTAAATTTATTTGGATTACGTAAATCTGTATTCCTGTGTTCGTTGCGATAAGTCGGGCGATATGTACTAGTTTTAGACTTTGCCGATCAGATTCTATGttgcaattattaaattgattattttatttataataaaatcttatgtgTTCAATgatttacataatttgataatgaaacagagaaaattttatgttagtattattttagattataaaaccatttttaatgaaataaatgcgGATGGAtttgtaaatactttttacacgtaattattaaatgtgattaaaatgaaaacggTGTACGGCTCAAGAAAATTACGATTTaagagaatttttatatagaaggCATATGACAGAgaaacagtattttttaaattcaatcaattattattaaaagatatcaTACGTGGATCTGAATAGTACAATACAAGAtactaaacatataaattacaatgtttttatactacggaatataaatacatatattaaataatacataacacTGTCATATTTAGCGGGTTTTGCGTAACGTTTTTACCCCCTCTCCATGGTCAGTTTCAGTACGACATGCGATAGATAGtagaaaatatctatttataaaaatttttgttttatagctAAAAGTAACTTACACATAAATTAATCTTGATATCAATTTTgcatattattagaaaataaacgtacataaaccttttatatgtatatatctttatattttatatattaaccaaATGGTTGAGTAGAAAAAGGGCTGAacgttaattttttcttaattatagaTTAGAATTGCTGATAAGATCTGGTGTAGGACACTCGTACATATTTAGCAAGGCTTCAATTACGGTGTTCAACTATGCTAACCAAATGTGGgtcaaatagaatttttttattaatataaacagtacCTATATAAAAGGCATAGAAAAGGAAGGTGTCCATATAAAGGTGGGCAACcgtaatatacttaatataaaaaaaatatttgtatttacagTTGAggataattattactattaatttatttttatattatattatatagttaaaacTAAAGGGCTTACTAAGCCTGATTGTGTAAAAATGTTTCTACTTAATTAGGAAACGACTTGCTTTTATCGGTTCTTTAATCCGTCTTAGTTTCGAAAGTATcactatatttgaaaatatatataaaaaaataataactctcGCTTGTCAGAGTAATTGTAATAAGATGGTTTTAGCAAACGGATATAGAATAAGGGACTTGCAAGATATTAGATTCTTGCAAGATATTGCAAGATATTAGTATTCCTGTGTGATTGTCTTTGTAGATCTGTTTTAAAACCTTAAAACGAGATGAGATGAGCCTTAAAAAAGACTAAACATcttcttaataaaatcaatattagtaGAAGATTATTTATGCTCAGTCCATCAtagttctatattttaatgtcaacaAGAGAATTGAAACCTTCAAACCCTCTCTTGACCTGGAATCAAGGAAAGAGAAAAAcaccaattaaataattaatttgtaactatatcacaaaacaattaacacgttttcattataaacttATTCGCATTTGACATATAACgcaatatatacacatacatacatacatatatacaaatatacgcCCTTTGTAACATCTTTGTAAACTATATAAGCGACTTGTTTCCGTAGACTCAAATTCAAAGTAAATgaacaacattattttttttatcctacaACTTAGCAATCAATAATCTAATCATTTGTCAGGTTTCCCTCGTCAAATCGTCTTTAGCTGAGTTTTGCATCCAGTGATGCTAGTCTCATCATTTGTCTGCGAATCTTAACTCAAGATCCACAatgaactaaaattatattgaaaactttttaaggttttcataaaaaagaaattgtacGTATACCAGTAGGTTATGACCTTAATAAagacttaaatattaacttaaccaatataacgaaattatataattatgtgtattttcTGTCTGTTTTATAATGGCTGTGACACAGTTTACAAACTGTGATCAAAGTAATGACTGTCTACGTAcaaagtgatttattttataatttcctcTACATATATATGGAAGGCAAAtccttaatatgtttaaaattaattacgtgATACAAAATAGTGTCtggtattgaaattaatatagagtAGAGCGAGTAATGTCAATAAGAATGGTATTTTGGAAGCGCATTTAGTTATGTTGAAAATACATTTGCCCGTCGAAGCGTTTCAAACTATAAATccaaatgtcaaaataaaaaaatagcttaAGCAAAGAAGTCGTAATGACTGCTACGACTTTCGTTAACgattttgaaaatatgattgatggtgaaattatatgaaataaaatacatacaagcTGCCAAGTCACTGGGTCAATcgattcatattaaaaatgcacGAATATCGATTACGACCTGACACGCGGCCATAGACCATCAGATAACATCAGgaagataaaattaacaatcaaACATAcacctattataataaaatgtatatgaaaatgCTTTTagctttgtttcatttaagttatattcatAGTACTTGTTCAAAAATTCGAAttgattttaacaaacattagatttaaaaaaaaacaacgttGTTTATGATGAAtcggtttaaaattatttaaagaaaaatctattttctaaATACGACTACTTAAaagataacaatattatcatttagatAACGAAACGgtggtttttaattaaactatttccTAACTTTTCTCCTTGTTGAGGGGCATAAAGCGAAATTTAGGATATAaagaatagaatttaaaaaaatcaacacaCTGCTtgcaatgtataatatatttaataaaagttaaatgatatgatttttaatttacatatatatataagtatttattagtatttatttatatatttaaaataagtatctctcaatcaatcaaaatttaatcaacTCAATTAAGcacattattcaaaataattatgttttgtaaataaattttcaactataataatataaaatttaacaaaattcacTTTTATAAACTAATGATGATTCCAGTGCGAGCGAAGCCTtagctttaataatatatatctatttaaacgGATCGTTACTAATGACGTTTACAAagcacaaatatatatacttatgatttatatgttagagttttttttctttaaaaacaatgacttattcctatattttgtaagttgattattaattatttattatccttGCTTTACTCTTTGGATTATAGTGATAAAAAGTCGAGCACCTTTGtaggatttattaaatttgacacTAActcataacttttataaattagttaatattatatgactgAGCAGTGTTTACTAGATGTgctttgtttaaatgaaaataatatttttcggataaactacgagtgatttatttttgtaaaaaactacatactcccgccgtatcggttacttttcaacaaccgtgatcacgggcagacgagatatgCTTCGATttcaattaacaatattttttttattaatttttttaataacagttttaattctatatgGTTGCAATGACTTCATCAAGTCAATattttagacatttttttttccatatgcTTTCTCCACACTATGACGTAAGAGAcgtactttaaattattacattctaCAATATATTACTTCTGGTCAAATAAtgatacatgtatgtattttgaattaaaacattattatcagcgacatctatatCGTTGTGGATGAACTACGTCGGTTTATATGTTAACACAACTTCAAATAACGTAATACATTTACAGAAAGATGTCTCTTaagctaaataataataattttaaaattctacacttaattttgaataaataaatagcctTTATAAGCTTAATAATGTGTTTTCGTAGTTTTTTGTTGTCATTGATTtagcatattaaattaaaagcttaGAATGGATTTTTAACGACATTGCTAGttactattataaaagttgtatAAAAGACTTTTTActcaaaacttaaatattttagttacattCGCTATTCGTACTTATTTCacgatgtaaataaaattttcgtctCTTTTTCGTAGCTTCCACATTATAAGTATTTcaatttttgtgttattaacCAAATTACCAAATGGCGAATAACATTGGATTTGTAAATACACTTGATTTATGTAttcgttattaaaaattaagtaagcGGACCCCGTGTAGAagcgaaacaaaataattataacctgTAAACCATTTGTATTACACATAATACATATACGGACACACATCATTAACCGAGTCTATTGACCGGACACTGTTTtattcagttaaaataaaaatataaccagtTGTAGGCCTTGCTGTTTAACGAGTCGTAATTGAGTTTATGCATAacatgttgttttaaatatccaGATAAGAATGTTAGTATACAAAGTATTAAGACATGGAATAGCTTCAATCTGTGAAATggagatattttgttttatttcggATAAAACTTGTATAATAGCAATTATGTTTGAAGTAAGATTTACCTTATTTTGGTacagatataattaatttggaaTTTTAAAGCTAAGTTTTGGGCATTTCTACTGAGGTACAAGAGCTGCGTTCTTAAAGACCAGAGATTATTATGAAGTAGCTGAAATCAGTGATGACTGAAATCTATATCTTCTCGCAGTTCTCCAATCTCACTGATccttaattacttatatatccCAATTTGGTCATAAGGAGTTACTTATACACTGTTTATACGTTCCGTCATTATATAGGCTGGTTACACATAATGTAtggtattgataaaattacagCAGCCATAGAGTATAGTGAGCCGTGCATGTAACGCTACAATAATCCCAGGTCACGTCCGCTTGTGTAAGTTCTGTTATTATTGTGACACAACCGTGTCACAGGATcaatttttactttactaaTAACGTTACGTCTTTTACGGAATAACGTTATCCTCACCACTTAccataagtttaaattatagattaaatacggtgaattaatagttttttcattaatatattctgcatattttagtattaacttaggttatttaaaaagaagtgGGAATCGCTTCGTGCGTTGT
The window above is part of the Danaus plexippus chromosome 7, MEX_DaPlex, whole genome shotgun sequence genome. Proteins encoded here:
- the LOC116770966 gene encoding uncharacterized protein LOC116770966 isoform X1; the protein is MIQKSLYIIIFQSFFALIAVVAAKPAPGLLSGLDYGSYGLDHGASLSLEHAAPLQLIHSAPVIQAAPVIHSAPVIHAAPIAVAKSQATSYSSFQRVIHPVAHKIVQAAPVVQATKIIQASPIIHSAPILSLDSHGPISYGHGW
- the LOC116770966 gene encoding uncharacterized protein LOC116770966 isoform X2 is translated as MRCLSFFALIAVVAAKPAPGLLSGLDYGSYGLDHGASLSLEHAAPLQLIHSAPVIQAAPVIHSAPVIHAAPIAVAKSQATSYSSFQRVIHPVAHKIVQAAPVVQATKIIQASPIIHSAPILSLDSHGPISYGHGW